One region of Bombus affinis isolate iyBomAffi1 chromosome 3, iyBomAffi1.2, whole genome shotgun sequence genomic DNA includes:
- the LOC126914785 gene encoding uncharacterized protein LOC126914785 encodes MANDPLILSSNFTVNWVRQGKTKSERRNAKANCDLRQGSLEGDASSFVVVTICEEEVYALMLIGQRSFFVQPLTNGQHVMFQPKNEKWWSIRNNSSFVSVNPENPAGKSNKFEVEESKRKSKRSKRDSLSHDVQGFYNL; translated from the exons atggccaacgatccattgatactgtcgtcgaatttcaccgtgaattgggtgcgccagggtaaaaccaagtccgagcgacgtaacgccaaggcgaactgcgatcttcgacaaggcagcttggaaggagacgcgagttccttcgtcgtcgtgacgatatgcgaagaagaagtgtacgccttgatgttgatcgggcagagatcgttcttcgttcagccgctgacgaatggccagcatgtgatgtttcagccgaaaaacgaaaagtggtggtcgatcaggaataattcgagcttcgtgtctgtgaatccggaaaatcctgcag ggaaatcgaataaatttgaagttgaagaaagtaagagaaagtcgaaacgaagcaaacgcgattccttaagccacgatgttcagggattttataatctttag